A DNA window from Hydra vulgaris chromosome 13, alternate assembly HydraT2T_AEP contains the following coding sequences:
- the LOC100215504 gene encoding retinol dehydrogenase 12 produces MSKHFNEHTTALEVVDGVDLKGYEVIVTGGNSGIGVETVRALAKAGARCVLCCRDISKGQIVADEIIAFTGNDLVEVENLELDSLDNVNRFVERYLAKNRPLHILVNNAGIMAHPLSYTVNGFESHFGVNHLGHFALTIGLLPALKEGAKALNKNSRVVNVSATLHVLSNIDFDDINYLKGREYDPINAYGQSKTCNCLFSVALTKRYKDSGIVSNSLMPGVIMTNLAKHLSKETWIEKGWMNSDGTPRVKIRSAEAGASTTVWAAVSNELEGKGGLYLENCAIGKELSTAEEVLSNTLGYLSFIMDEDAADKLWIVSEEYIKNKSP; encoded by the coding sequence ATGTCGAAACACTTTAATGAGCATACCACTGCCTTAGAAGTAGTTGATGGGGTTGATTTAAAAGGATATGAAGTAATTGTTACTGGTGGTAATTCAGGTATTGGTGTTGAAACTGTTAGAGCTTTAGCAAAAGCTGGCGCCAGATGCGTTTTATGCTGCAGAGATATCAGTAAAGGTCAGATAGTTGCTGATGAAATTATAGCATTCACAGGAAATGATTTAGTTGAAGTTGAAAATTTGGAACTGGACTCGTTAGATAATGTAAACAGATTTGTAGAAAGGTATCTTGCTAAAAATAGACCATTgcatattttagttaataatgcTGGAATCATGGCTCACCCTTTATCATATACTGTAAATGGATTTGAATCTCACTTTGGTGTCAATCATTTAGGTCACTTTGCATTGACTATTGGTTTATTACCAGCACTTAAGGAAGGagcaaaggctttaaataaaaactcaagaGTTGTTAATGTATCAGCAACTTTGCATGTATTATCAAATATTGATTTTGACgatataaactatttaaaaggaCGTGAGTATGATCCTATTAACGCTTACGGTCAATCAAAAACATGCAATTGTTTGTTTTCTGTAGCCTTAACAAAACGATACAAAGATTCTGGTATTGTTTCTAATTCATTGATGCCTGGGGTTATTATGACAAACTTGGCAAAACATTTAAGTAAAGAAACTTGGATCGAAAAAGGTTGGATGAACTCTGACGGTACACCAAGGGTAAAGATAAGATCTGCTGAAGCTGGGGCTTCCACAACTGTTTGGGCTGCAGTTTCCAATGAATTAGAAGGTAAAGGCGGATTGTATTTAGAAAATTGTGCCATTGGTAAAGAGCTTTCAACTGCAGAGGAGGTACTATCAAACACTCTTggatatttatcatttataatggATGAAGATGCCGCTGACAAGTTATGGATTGTATCTGAAGAATATATCAAGAACAAATCTccttaa
- the LOC136089441 gene encoding uncharacterized protein LOC136089441, translating to MPGENCAIFGCSTSRRHKGISIFKVPTPTNDANKKWSNELINVITRDRLIDDSLKKRIDSFNIYICELHFTEDQFWVYSSRKILKDGALPTLNLPKKSNQSQRSSISITKREEFLVTQELISRTTTSCYKSFDDFTKRILKLSLDDCWKISLDDRFIVITCNSPEHILPKYEIYVDELLDYCVRIFGWMLPIDHLLYLQYKGSFLNVSLSKFISHIETLVLCPGVEVKSLDLINQNFKFEKHVITKKFNYLLFKQLPLKPRLNQDEFYRSLNCNILIKSQSCCYSCHSLQLKTNYEVNNKNKTLNQPAKLNAPLKFTSTERIKLSLQQHRLKCKQLENQIEHMKTVLNMESEKVNLELDQDLKTLYSGFNQKNIPDFMKLFWNEQQKYIKASSPCSVKYHPMIIKFCLNLAAKSSSAYSDLRFDSKTGSGFLVLPSLRTLRDYKNYIHPSRGFNPQVINDLANKTSNFSSSERFVTILFDEMKVQEDLVWDKYSSELIGFVDLGDIQTNYATLKNVRELASYVLVFHVKSIVNPLSYSLATFATTGVTSTQLMPIFWKAVRYLESINLKVIAATADGASPNRKFFKMHKKLDGGSGKKIIYRTKNLFSNDNRFIFFFADVPHLIKTSRNCLSNSGSGCKSRYMWNSGFFLLWNHISTFYNSDLERGLKLVPKLTSDHVNLTPYSVMRVRLASQVLSETVGNVLKQFGPPEAAGTAEFCLMMDMFFDCLNVKNSVEHITKRKPFLKPYESVDDSRFAWLDNFLLYFKLWKESIDQREGSFDESSKSKMFISSQTYEGLQITVHSFKEVVKFLLENGVRFVFSERFCQDDLENYFGRQRAIGRRKDNPSIKDFGYNDNTIKSQFSVRPITGNIQSTNNNIMDIENNPLPKRKKNSSKLIQITNQH from the coding sequence atgcCTGGTGAAAATTGTGCAATATTTGGTTGTTCAACTTCAAGAAGACACAAAGGTATCAGCATTTTCAAAGTTCCTACTCCAACTAATGATGCAAATAAGAAATGGAGTAATGAGCTTATTAACGTAATTACTAGAGACAGACTCATCGATGATTCTTTGAAAAAACGAATTGATTCCTTCAACATTTATATTTGCGAGCTTCACTTTACTGAAGATCAATTTTGGGTTTACTCATCtcgaaaaattttaaaggatGGAGCATTGCCAACTCTAAATCTCCCTAAGAAAAGTAATCAATCACAGCGAAGTTCAATATCCATTACAAAACGTGAGGAGTTTTTAGTGACGCAAGAGTTAATTTCTCGAACTACAACGTCATGTTACAaatcttttgatgattttacaaAACGTATTTTAAAGCTCTCTCTTGATGATTGTTGGAAAATTTCTTTGGATGATAGATTTATAGTAATTACTTGTAATTCTCCAGAACATATTTTACCAAAGTATGAAATTTATGTCGACGAGTTGCTAGACTATTGTGTAAGAATTTTTGGTTGGATGTTACCAATAGATCATCTTTTGTACCTTCAATATAAAggatcttttttaaatgtttctttatcaaaatttataagtCATATTGAAACTCTTGTTCTTTGTCCTGGTGTTGAAGTAAAAAGTTTAGACTTAATCAaccaaaactttaaatttgaaaagcatgttataactaaaaaatttaactacttGCTTTTTAAGCAACTTCCTCTTAAACCTAGATTAAATCAAGATGAGTTTTATCGTTCActtaattgtaatattttaataaaatcccAGAGTTGTTGTTATTCATGCCATTCTTTGCAacttaaaactaattatgaagtaaataataaaaataaaactttaaaccaaCCTGCAAAGCTGAATGCTCCTCTTAAATTTACCTCCACCGAAcgaattaaattaagtttgcaACAACATCGTTTAAAATGCAAACAGTTGGAAAATCAGATTGAACATATGAAAACAGTTTTGAATATGGAAagtgaaaaagttaatttagaaCTTGATCAAGACCTTAAAACATTGTACTCtggttttaatcaaaaaaatattccagaCTTCATGAAACTATTTTGGAATGAGCAGCAAAAGTATATTAAAGCTTCTAGCCCCTGTAGTGTAAAATATCAtccaatgataataaaattttgtctcAATTTAGCAGCTAAATCTTCGTCAGCATATTCTGATTTGCGTTTTGATAGTAAGACTGGTTCAGGATTTTTAGTTCTTCCAAGTTTACGCACCTTGAGAgactacaaaaattatatacatccTTCAAGAGGTTTTAATCCTCAAGTCATTAATGATCTTGCAAATAAAACTTCTAACTTCTCTAGTTCTGAACGATTTGTTACAATTCTGTTTGATGAAATGAAAGTTCAAGAAGATTTGGTTTGGGATAAATACTCTAGTGAGTTAATTGGATTTGTAGATTTAGGAGATATTCAAACTAACTATGCAACACTTAAAAATGTGAGAGAGCTAGCCtcttatgttttagtttttcatgttaaaagtATAGTAAACCCACTTTCCTATAGTCTAGCAACATTTGCCACAACTGGAGTAACATCGACAcaacttatgccaatattttggAAAGCAGTGCGTTATCTGGAGAGTATAAATTTGAAAGTCATAGCTGCAACTGCAGATGGTGCATCTCCAAATAggaagtttttcaaaatgcatAAGAAATTAGATGGTGGCTCagggaaaaaaattatatatcgcactaaaaacttatttagtaaTGATAATAGATTCATCTTTTTCTTTGCAGATGTACCTCATCTAATCAAAACTTCTCGAAACTGTCTAAGTAATTCTGGTTCTGGATGTAAATCACGCTACATGTGGAATAGTGGATTTTTTCTTCTTTGGAATCatatttcaacattttataATTCTGATTTAGAAAGAGGTTTAAAACTTGTTCCTAAACTAACAAGCGATCATGTAAACTTAACACCATATTCTGTGATGAGGGTACGTCTTGCATCCCAAGTATTGAGCGAAACGGTAGGAAATGTTTTAAAGCAGTTTGGACCACCAGAAGCTGCTGGAACTGcagaattttgtttaatgatggatatgttttttgattgtttgAATGTAAAGAACAGTGTTGAGCATATAACAAAAAgaaagccatttttaaaaccttatgaATCAGTAGATGATTCAAGATTTGCTTGGTTAGATAACTTCCTCTTATACTTTAAATTGTGGAAAGAATCTATAGATCAACGAGAAGGAAGTTTTGATGAGAgctcaaaatcaaaaatgtttatttcttcTCAAACTTATGAAGGTTTGCAAATTACAGTGCATTCAtttaaagaagttgttaaatttttacttgaaaatggTGTTCGATTTGTATTTTCTGAAAGATTCTGCCAAGATGACCTTGAAAACTATTTTGGAAGACAACGTGCAATTGGTCGCAGAAAAGATAATCCATCTATCAAAGATTTTGGCTACAATGACAATACAATCAAGTCACAATTTTCAGTTCGTCCAATTACTGGTAACATTCAATCTACTAACAATAATATCATGGATATTGAAAATAATCCTTTaccgaaaagaaaaaaaaatagttcaaagttAATTCAAATTACAAACCAACATTAA